Proteins encoded within one genomic window of Anopheles gambiae chromosome 3, idAnoGambNW_F1_1, whole genome shotgun sequence:
- the LOC1280050 gene encoding annulin isoform X2: MELNNSGAHTLPFAFWQHDQNDLENEIDHEPSAELTIERIDTCLEENGLNHRTEKFELMSTSNAKAKPSQLVVRRGEEFLVKLICSRPVNLKTDAISLVLAVDPIASEWISHGHGTVVYLILQTGDNNEEEDSDWSAKLRSMQVNEDGLMELLVAIRTSPTASVSRWTLTINVKSEGVEESNSYQLDQPFYLLFNAWCEEDPVYLEDEDQRREYVLEDMTMIWKGNERSFYPRKWKLGQYEENILDCALWLLGDVARLSATYRGNPVKVCRALSGVVNSNDNYGVVTGNWSGSYGDGTAPTAWTGSVKILQEYYRTESPVRYGQCWVFAGVLATLCRALGLPCRIVTNFSSAHDTEASLTVDVYLDEEGNVMRNFSRDSIWNYHVWNEVWLKRPDLGTAAYDGWQVIDGTPQEFSDGTYKLGPAPVVAVRKGLVNVLYDCDFVFAEVNADKVFWRYRGPGRALKLIQKDTAGIGQFISTKAIGVDEREDITASYKCGEQSSEAKLTMLRALKLGQSCLTKHYLKQVKIEDRSSIKHEGRDVEFELELNDRALVGEAFNIVLRVRNISPDEPHAVCGRIHLNHILYTGKNIKTITSHPFTVEVEPSGEEVIEVPVAFDDYYEPGMDEAIFKVTSFATIEGADYEYFSQEDYSLRKPDVQLELSGTPLLRSSLKVKATFYNPLPIPITAGSFQIECSGLCKSLTIPIEFVDARDKCEVTFLIRPSFKGSTQLSAKFQSNELSDIEGSLNFEVEEREENNTLHEVLFFS; this comes from the exons ATGGAACTGAATAACTCAGGAGCACACACGTTGCCGTTCGCATTTTGGCAGCACGACCAAAATG ACCTTGAGAATGAGATCGATCATGAGCCGTCGGCCGAACTAACGATTGAAAGAATCGACACCTGTCTAGAGGAAAATGGTCTCAATCATCGGACGGAAAAATTTGAACTTATGAGCACATCCAATGCCAAAGCGAAACCTTCCCAGCTCGTCGTACGCCGTGGTGAAGAGTTCCTTGTGAAGCTGATCTGCAGCCGGCCGGTGAACTTGAAAACGGATGCCATATCGCTCGTCCTAGCGGTGGATCCTATAGCAAGTGAATGGATCAGCCATGGGCATGGAACGGTCGTTTACCTGATACTGCAAACAGGCGATAACAATGAGGAGGAAGATTCCGACTGGAGTGCAAAGTTACGATCGATGCAAGTTAATGAGGACGGCCTAATGGAGCTGCTCGTTGCAATACGAACTTCACCCACCGCGTCCGTATCCCGGTGGACGCTGACTATCAACGTCAAGTCGGAGGGAGTGGAAGAGAGCAACAGCTATCAGCTAGATCAACCGTTCTATCTACTATTCAATGCCTGGTGTGAAGAGGATCCAGTTTATCTTGAGG ATGAGGATCAACGGCGCGAGTACGTGCTGGAGGACATGACGATGATCTGGAAGGGAAACGAACGCAGCTTCTATCCCCGCAAATGGAAGCTCGGCCAGTACGAGGAGAACATTCTCGACTGTGCGCTCTGGCTGCTCGGCGACGTCGCTCGCCTTTCCGCCACCTACCGGGGCAATCCGGTCAAGGTGTGCCGTGCCCTGTCCGGCGTGGTCAACAGCAACGATAACTACGGCGTCGTAACCGGCAACTGGAGCGGTAGCTATGGCGACGGGACGGCCCCAACCGCTTGGACCGGGTCGGTCAAGATCCTGCAAGAGTACTACCGCACCGAAAGCCCGGTCCGGTACGGCCAGTGCTGGGTGTTTGCCGGTGTACTGGCCACGCTCTGCCGAGCGCTCGGACTCCCGTGCCGCATCGTCACCAACTTCTCGTCCGCCCACGACACGGAAGCGTCCCTCACGGTGGACGTATACCTGGACGAGGAGGGCAACGTTATGCGGAACTTTTCACGCGACTCCATCTGGAACTATCACGTGTGGAACGAGGTGTGGCTAAAGCGTCCCGATCTTGGTACGGCCGCGTACGACGGTTGGCAGGTGATCGATGGAACACCGCAGGAATTTTCCGACGGCACGTACAAGCTCGGTCCAGCACCGGTCGTTGCCGTTCGGAAGGGGCTAGTGAACGTGCTGTACGATTGTGACTTTGTGTTTGCGGAGGTGAACGCAGACAAGGTGTTTTGGCGCTACCGGGGCCCCGGTAGGGCGTTGAAGCTGATCCAGAAGGATACGGCCGGGATTGGGCAGTTCATTAGCACGAAGGCGATCGGTGTGGATGAGCGGGAGGACATTACGGCCAGCTACAAGTGCGGTGAACAGTCGTCCGAAGCGAAGCTTACGATGCTGCGAGCGCTCAAGCTGGGCCAGAGCTGTCTAACGAAGCACTACCTCAAGCAGGTGAAGATTGAGGATCGTTCCTCGATCAAGCACGAGGGCCGCGATGTGGAGTTCGAGCTGGAGTTGAACGATCGTGCCCTGGTCGGGGAAGCGTTCAACATTGTGCTGCGGGTAAGGAACATATCACCGGACGAGCCCCACGCGGTCTGCGGTCGGATCCATCTCAACCACATCCTGTACACGGGCAAGAACATCAAAACCATCACGAGCCACCCGTTCACGGTGGAGGTGGAACCGAGCGGAGAGGAAGTGATTGAGGTGCCGGTCGCGTTCGACGACTACTACGAGCCGGGCATGGATGAGGCGATCTTTAAGGTGACCAGCTTCGCCACCATCGAGGGTGCGGACTATGAGTACTTCTCGCAGGAGGATTACAGCCTCCGCAAGCCAGACGTCCAGCTGGAGTTGAGCGGTACGCCGTTGCTGCGCTCTTCGCTCAAGGTTAAGGCGACGTTCTACAATCCACTGCCGATTCCCATCACCGCCGGATCGTTCCAGATTGAGTGTTCGGGATTGTGCAAGAGTCTCACCATTCCG ATTGAGTTTGTTGACGCGAGGGACAAGTGTGAAGTCACCTTCCTGATTCGACCCTCGTTCAAGGGAAGCACTCAGCTGTCGGCTAAATTCCAGTCGAACGAGCTGAGCGATATCGAAGGGTCGCTTAACTTTGAGGTGGAAGAGCGCGAGGAAAACAATACACTGCAtgaggttttatttttctcctaA
- the LOC1280050 gene encoding annulin isoform X1 — translation MELNNSGAHTLPFAFWQHDQNDLENEIDHEPSAELTIERIDTCLEENGLNHRTEKFELMSTSNAKAKPSQLVVRRGEEFLVKLICSRPVNLKTDAISLVLAVDPIASEWISHGHGTVVYLILQTGDNNEEEDSDWSAKLRSMQVNEDGLMELLVAIRTSPTASVSRWTLTINVKSEGVEESNSYQLDQPFYLLFNAWCEEDPVYLEDEDQRREYVLEDMTMIWKGNERSFYPRKWKLGQYEENILDCALWLLGDVARLSATYRGNPVKVCRALSGVVNSNDNYGVVTGNWSGSYGDGTAPTAWTGSVKILQEYYRTESPVRYGQCWVFAGVLATLCRALGLPCRIVTNFSSAHDTEASLTVDVYLDEEGNVMRNFSRDSIWNYHVWNEVWLKRPDLGTAAYDGWQVIDGTPQEFSDGTYKLGPAPVVAVRKGLVNVLYDCDFVFAEVNADKVFWRYRGPGRALKLIQKDTAGIGQFISTKAIGVDEREDITASYKCGEQSSEAKLTMLRALKLGQSCLTKHYLKQVKIEDRSSIKHEGRDVEFELELNDRALVGEAFNIVLRVRNISPDEPHAVCGRIHLNHILYTGKNIKTITSHPFTVEVEPSGEEVIEVPVAFDDYYEPGMDEAIFKVTSFATIEGADYEYFSQEDYSLRKPDVQLELSGTPLLRSSLKVKATFYNPLPIPITAGSFQIECSGLCKSLTIPVIIGERSFFELLFSNAYTYADYFQIEFVDARDKCEVTFLIRPSFKGSTQLSAKFQSNELSDIEGSLNFEVEEREENNTLHEVLFFS, via the exons ATGGAACTGAATAACTCAGGAGCACACACGTTGCCGTTCGCATTTTGGCAGCACGACCAAAATG ACCTTGAGAATGAGATCGATCATGAGCCGTCGGCCGAACTAACGATTGAAAGAATCGACACCTGTCTAGAGGAAAATGGTCTCAATCATCGGACGGAAAAATTTGAACTTATGAGCACATCCAATGCCAAAGCGAAACCTTCCCAGCTCGTCGTACGCCGTGGTGAAGAGTTCCTTGTGAAGCTGATCTGCAGCCGGCCGGTGAACTTGAAAACGGATGCCATATCGCTCGTCCTAGCGGTGGATCCTATAGCAAGTGAATGGATCAGCCATGGGCATGGAACGGTCGTTTACCTGATACTGCAAACAGGCGATAACAATGAGGAGGAAGATTCCGACTGGAGTGCAAAGTTACGATCGATGCAAGTTAATGAGGACGGCCTAATGGAGCTGCTCGTTGCAATACGAACTTCACCCACCGCGTCCGTATCCCGGTGGACGCTGACTATCAACGTCAAGTCGGAGGGAGTGGAAGAGAGCAACAGCTATCAGCTAGATCAACCGTTCTATCTACTATTCAATGCCTGGTGTGAAGAGGATCCAGTTTATCTTGAGG ATGAGGATCAACGGCGCGAGTACGTGCTGGAGGACATGACGATGATCTGGAAGGGAAACGAACGCAGCTTCTATCCCCGCAAATGGAAGCTCGGCCAGTACGAGGAGAACATTCTCGACTGTGCGCTCTGGCTGCTCGGCGACGTCGCTCGCCTTTCCGCCACCTACCGGGGCAATCCGGTCAAGGTGTGCCGTGCCCTGTCCGGCGTGGTCAACAGCAACGATAACTACGGCGTCGTAACCGGCAACTGGAGCGGTAGCTATGGCGACGGGACGGCCCCAACCGCTTGGACCGGGTCGGTCAAGATCCTGCAAGAGTACTACCGCACCGAAAGCCCGGTCCGGTACGGCCAGTGCTGGGTGTTTGCCGGTGTACTGGCCACGCTCTGCCGAGCGCTCGGACTCCCGTGCCGCATCGTCACCAACTTCTCGTCCGCCCACGACACGGAAGCGTCCCTCACGGTGGACGTATACCTGGACGAGGAGGGCAACGTTATGCGGAACTTTTCACGCGACTCCATCTGGAACTATCACGTGTGGAACGAGGTGTGGCTAAAGCGTCCCGATCTTGGTACGGCCGCGTACGACGGTTGGCAGGTGATCGATGGAACACCGCAGGAATTTTCCGACGGCACGTACAAGCTCGGTCCAGCACCGGTCGTTGCCGTTCGGAAGGGGCTAGTGAACGTGCTGTACGATTGTGACTTTGTGTTTGCGGAGGTGAACGCAGACAAGGTGTTTTGGCGCTACCGGGGCCCCGGTAGGGCGTTGAAGCTGATCCAGAAGGATACGGCCGGGATTGGGCAGTTCATTAGCACGAAGGCGATCGGTGTGGATGAGCGGGAGGACATTACGGCCAGCTACAAGTGCGGTGAACAGTCGTCCGAAGCGAAGCTTACGATGCTGCGAGCGCTCAAGCTGGGCCAGAGCTGTCTAACGAAGCACTACCTCAAGCAGGTGAAGATTGAGGATCGTTCCTCGATCAAGCACGAGGGCCGCGATGTGGAGTTCGAGCTGGAGTTGAACGATCGTGCCCTGGTCGGGGAAGCGTTCAACATTGTGCTGCGGGTAAGGAACATATCACCGGACGAGCCCCACGCGGTCTGCGGTCGGATCCATCTCAACCACATCCTGTACACGGGCAAGAACATCAAAACCATCACGAGCCACCCGTTCACGGTGGAGGTGGAACCGAGCGGAGAGGAAGTGATTGAGGTGCCGGTCGCGTTCGACGACTACTACGAGCCGGGCATGGATGAGGCGATCTTTAAGGTGACCAGCTTCGCCACCATCGAGGGTGCGGACTATGAGTACTTCTCGCAGGAGGATTACAGCCTCCGCAAGCCAGACGTCCAGCTGGAGTTGAGCGGTACGCCGTTGCTGCGCTCTTCGCTCAAGGTTAAGGCGACGTTCTACAATCCACTGCCGATTCCCATCACCGCCGGATCGTTCCAGATTGAGTGTTCGGGATTGTGCAAGAGTCTCACCATTCCGGTAATTATTGGAGAACGATCGTTCTTTGAACTTCTATTTTCTAACGCATATACCTATGCTGATTACTTTCAGATTGAGTTTGTTGACGCGAGGGACAAGTGTGAAGTCACCTTCCTGATTCGACCCTCGTTCAAGGGAAGCACTCAGCTGTCGGCTAAATTCCAGTCGAACGAGCTGAGCGATATCGAAGGGTCGCTTAACTTTGAGGTGGAAGAGCGCGAGGAAAACAATACACTGCAtgaggttttatttttctcctaA